A stretch of the Uranotaenia lowii strain MFRU-FL chromosome 3, ASM2978415v1, whole genome shotgun sequence genome encodes the following:
- the LOC129755165 gene encoding glycerol-3-phosphate dehydrogenase, mitochondrial-like isoform X1, which produces MASRLRRFGVTAAGVALGAALTTYAMRHSDISPHHVQMEEMRKITRKRTLPSRSEQIKALQNEEEYDVLIIGGGATGAGCAMDAVTRGLKTALVEADDFASGTSSKSTKLIHGGVRYLQKAILGLDIEQYKMVKEALHERASMLRSAPHLTRPLPIMLPVYTWWEIPYFWFGIKAYDFVAGDRNVKSSYYLSREDALELFPMLRGDKLRGAIVYYDGQQDDARMCLAVALTAARHGAAVANHVEVLELLKKKNEAGKNVLCGAKVRDNISKKEWTIKAKCIINATGPFTDSIRKMDDPTVKTICCPSSGVHIVLPGFYSPPQMGLLDPATSDGRVIFFLPWLNGTIAGTTDAPCDVTRSPSPSEEDIQFILSEIKSYLNKDVDVRRGDVLSAWSGIRPLVSDPNKGDTQSLARNHIVHVSDSKLVTIAGGKWTTYRAMAEHTIDAAIKACNLKPERECVTDGLWIEGGQGWTPTMYIRLVQDLGMDVEVAKHIAISYGDRAFAVAKMASLTGKRWPIIGKKLHPEFPYIDAEVRYGVREYACSCIDMIARRLRLSFLNAQAANEALPHVADIMAEELKWSKEEKERQIKNCEHFLATQMGQAANKQLKEKIPVNLSREEVNMYKKRFETIDKDKKGYVSINDIKRAMKAFGDAEVTGEQLHDILKEIDTNMNGQVELDEYMQMMSAIKSGYISHSLFGAIAEQEEIRKEQDRMREQVTVDRSGGGPWNKPR; this is translated from the exons GTTCAAATGGAGGAAATGCGAAAGATCACCCGCAAGCGAACGCTGCCCTCTCGTAGCGAACAAATCAAGGCACTGCAGAATGAAGAGGAGTACGATGTGCTGATCATCGGCGGTGGTGCTACCGGGGCTGGCTGTGCCATGGATGCTGTTACGCGAGGACTCAAGACGGCCCTGGTCGAGGCGGACGATTTCGCCAGCGGCACCTCGTCCAAGTCCACCAAGCTGATCCACGGTGGCGTACGGTACCTGCAGAAGGCCATCCTGGGG CTGGATATTGAGCAGTACAAAATGGTGAAAGAGGCCTTGCATGAACGAGCTTCTATGCTGCGATCAGCACCACATTTGACGAGGCCGCTTCCGATCATGTTGCCCGTTTACAC GTGGTGGGAGATCCCGTATTTCTGGTTTGGTATTAAGGCCTACGACTTTGTGGCCGGTGATCGTAACGTAAAAAGTTCGTATTACCTGTCCCGAGAAGATGCGCTGGAGCTGTTCCCCATGTTGCGAGGTGATAAGCTCCGTGGTGCTATCGTCTACTATGACGGTCAGCAGGATGATGCTAGGATGTGCTTGGCGGTTGCCTTGACGGCAGCTCGTCATGGTGCTGCGGTAGCCAACCACGTGGAGGTATTGGAGCTGTTGAAGAAAAAGAACGAAGCTGGAAAGAATGTTCTATGTGGAGCGAAGGTTCGCGACAACATTAGCAAGAAGGAGTGGACCATCAAGGCCAAGTGTATCATCAACGCAACGGGACCCTTCACGGATTCTATTCGTAAGATGGATGATCCAACCGTGAAGACGATCTGTTGTCCAAGTTCGGGAGTACATATTGTGCTACCCGGATTCTACAGTCCACCTCAAATGGGTCTACTAGATCCGGCGACTTCGGATGGGCGTGTCATCTTCTTCCTTCCATGGTTGAACGGTACCATTGCTGGAACTACGGATGCCCCTTGTGATGTCACACGTAGTCCGTCTCCAAGTGAAGAAGATATTCAGTTCATCCTTAGCGAGATCAAGAGCTATCTCAACAAGGACGTTGATGTGCGTCGTGGTGACGTTCTGTCGGCATGGAGTGGTATTCGGCCTCTAGTATCGGACCCGAACAAGGGTGATACGCAATCGTTGGCTCGTAATCACATCGTTCACGTAAGCGATTCGAAGCTGGTAACGATCGCTGGAGGTAAATGGACGACTTATCGAGCGATGGCTGAGCACACGATTGATGCCGCTATCAAGGCCTGCAACCTGAAGCCGGAACGTGAATGTGTCACCGATGGACTTTGGATCGAGGGTGGTCAAGGCTGGACCCCGACCATGTACATCCGTCTGGTTCAGGATTTGGGAATGGACGTTGAGGTCGCTAAACACATTGCCATTTCGTACGGCGATCGTGCCTTCGCCGTTGCTAAAATGGCTTCACTTACCGGTAAACGTTGGCCCATCATTGGCAAGAAGTTGCATCCCGAGTTTCCGTACATCGATGCTGAAGTCCGTTACGGAGTTCGTGAGTACGCCTGCAGTTGTATCGACATGATCGCTCGTCGGCTTCGTTTGTCTTTCCTGAACGCACAAGCTGCCAATGAGGCCTTACCCCATGTAGCTGATATTATGGCAGAAGAATTGAAATGGTCCAAGGAAGAGAAGGAG CGACAAATCAAAAACTGCGAACACTTCCTCGCCACTCAGATGGGTCAGGCTGCAAACAAGCAGCTCAAAGAGAAAATCCCTGTCAACTTATCCCGGGAGGAGGTTAACATGTACAAGAAGCGTTTCGAAACGATTGACAAGGATAAGAAGGGCTACGTTTCGATTAACGACATTAAGCGTGCTATGAAG GCCTTCGGAGATGCGGAAGTCACGGGTGAACAGCTGCATGACATCTTGAAGGAAATCGATACCAACATGAACGGCCAAGTGGAACTGGACGAGTACATGCAG ATGATGTCGGCCATCAAGTCCGGTTACATTTCTCACTCGCTTTTCGGAGCCATCGCCGAGCAGGAGGAAATCCGCAAGGAACAGGACCGAATGCGGGAACAAGTCACGGTCGACCGTTCCGGTGGTG GTCCATGGAACAAGCCTCGATAA
- the LOC129755165 gene encoding glycerol-3-phosphate dehydrogenase, mitochondrial-like isoform X2 yields the protein MASRLRRFGVTAAGVALGAALTTYAMRHSDISPHHVQMEEMRKITRKRTLPSRSEQIKALQNEEEYDVLIIGGGATGAGCAMDAVTRGLKTALVEADDFASGTSSKSTKLIHGGVRYLQKAILGLDIEQYKMVKEALHERASMLRSAPHLTRPLPIMLPVYTWWEIPYFWFGIKAYDFVAGDRNVKSSYYLSREDALELFPMLRGDKLRGAIVYYDGQQDDARMCLAVALTAARHGAAVANHVEVLELLKKKNEAGKNVLCGAKVRDNISKKEWTIKAKCIINATGPFTDSIRKMDDPTVKTICCPSSGVHIVLPGFYSPPQMGLLDPATSDGRVIFFLPWLNGTIAGTTDAPCDVTRSPSPSEEDIQFILSEIKSYLNKDVDVRRGDVLSAWSGIRPLVSDPNKGDTQSLARNHIVHVSDSKLVTIAGGKWTTYRAMAEHTIDAAIKACNLKPERECVTDGLWIEGGQGWTPTMYIRLVQDLGMDVEVAKHIAISYGDRAFAVAKMASLTGKRWPIIGKKLHPEFPYIDAEVRYGVREYACSCIDMIARRLRLSFLNAQAANEALPHVADIMAEELKWSKEEKERQIKNCEHFLATQMGQAANKQLKEKIPVNLSREEVNMYKKRFETIDKDKKGYVSINDIKRAMKAFGDAEVTGEQLHDILKEIDTNMNGQVELDEYMQMMSAIKSGYISHSLFGAIAEQEEIRKEQDRMREQVTVDRSGGGL from the exons GTTCAAATGGAGGAAATGCGAAAGATCACCCGCAAGCGAACGCTGCCCTCTCGTAGCGAACAAATCAAGGCACTGCAGAATGAAGAGGAGTACGATGTGCTGATCATCGGCGGTGGTGCTACCGGGGCTGGCTGTGCCATGGATGCTGTTACGCGAGGACTCAAGACGGCCCTGGTCGAGGCGGACGATTTCGCCAGCGGCACCTCGTCCAAGTCCACCAAGCTGATCCACGGTGGCGTACGGTACCTGCAGAAGGCCATCCTGGGG CTGGATATTGAGCAGTACAAAATGGTGAAAGAGGCCTTGCATGAACGAGCTTCTATGCTGCGATCAGCACCACATTTGACGAGGCCGCTTCCGATCATGTTGCCCGTTTACAC GTGGTGGGAGATCCCGTATTTCTGGTTTGGTATTAAGGCCTACGACTTTGTGGCCGGTGATCGTAACGTAAAAAGTTCGTATTACCTGTCCCGAGAAGATGCGCTGGAGCTGTTCCCCATGTTGCGAGGTGATAAGCTCCGTGGTGCTATCGTCTACTATGACGGTCAGCAGGATGATGCTAGGATGTGCTTGGCGGTTGCCTTGACGGCAGCTCGTCATGGTGCTGCGGTAGCCAACCACGTGGAGGTATTGGAGCTGTTGAAGAAAAAGAACGAAGCTGGAAAGAATGTTCTATGTGGAGCGAAGGTTCGCGACAACATTAGCAAGAAGGAGTGGACCATCAAGGCCAAGTGTATCATCAACGCAACGGGACCCTTCACGGATTCTATTCGTAAGATGGATGATCCAACCGTGAAGACGATCTGTTGTCCAAGTTCGGGAGTACATATTGTGCTACCCGGATTCTACAGTCCACCTCAAATGGGTCTACTAGATCCGGCGACTTCGGATGGGCGTGTCATCTTCTTCCTTCCATGGTTGAACGGTACCATTGCTGGAACTACGGATGCCCCTTGTGATGTCACACGTAGTCCGTCTCCAAGTGAAGAAGATATTCAGTTCATCCTTAGCGAGATCAAGAGCTATCTCAACAAGGACGTTGATGTGCGTCGTGGTGACGTTCTGTCGGCATGGAGTGGTATTCGGCCTCTAGTATCGGACCCGAACAAGGGTGATACGCAATCGTTGGCTCGTAATCACATCGTTCACGTAAGCGATTCGAAGCTGGTAACGATCGCTGGAGGTAAATGGACGACTTATCGAGCGATGGCTGAGCACACGATTGATGCCGCTATCAAGGCCTGCAACCTGAAGCCGGAACGTGAATGTGTCACCGATGGACTTTGGATCGAGGGTGGTCAAGGCTGGACCCCGACCATGTACATCCGTCTGGTTCAGGATTTGGGAATGGACGTTGAGGTCGCTAAACACATTGCCATTTCGTACGGCGATCGTGCCTTCGCCGTTGCTAAAATGGCTTCACTTACCGGTAAACGTTGGCCCATCATTGGCAAGAAGTTGCATCCCGAGTTTCCGTACATCGATGCTGAAGTCCGTTACGGAGTTCGTGAGTACGCCTGCAGTTGTATCGACATGATCGCTCGTCGGCTTCGTTTGTCTTTCCTGAACGCACAAGCTGCCAATGAGGCCTTACCCCATGTAGCTGATATTATGGCAGAAGAATTGAAATGGTCCAAGGAAGAGAAGGAG CGACAAATCAAAAACTGCGAACACTTCCTCGCCACTCAGATGGGTCAGGCTGCAAACAAGCAGCTCAAAGAGAAAATCCCTGTCAACTTATCCCGGGAGGAGGTTAACATGTACAAGAAGCGTTTCGAAACGATTGACAAGGATAAGAAGGGCTACGTTTCGATTAACGACATTAAGCGTGCTATGAAG GCCTTCGGAGATGCGGAAGTCACGGGTGAACAGCTGCATGACATCTTGAAGGAAATCGATACCAACATGAACGGCCAAGTGGAACTGGACGAGTACATGCAG ATGATGTCGGCCATCAAGTCCGGTTACATTTCTCACTCGCTTTTCGGAGCCATCGCCGAGCAGGAGGAAATCCGCAAGGAACAGGACCGAATGCGGGAACAAGTCACGGTCGACCGTTCCGGTGGTGGTCTGTAG